In Brachypodium distachyon strain Bd21 chromosome 2, Brachypodium_distachyon_v3.0, whole genome shotgun sequence, one genomic interval encodes:
- the LOC100823458 gene encoding transcription factor Sp8-like has translation MESPPPAMESGRSSPSPAASPEFEFWMVGKNPGSFPSPALLTADELFSDGVVLPLHTLQPPPSDSDSGAEAVAEDSTALPEAHCDGDGEPSAQQPLAECCAAPPPDLPAVTFKWKDIFKAGGAEAKDRVSKKTERRVSSVSGNSELININIWPFSRSRSAGHSASASMNGATSKAKANATANPNNANANGAAGAVVSGALAMASSSGAPAGRKVSSAPCSRSNSRGETSGPATAAVAVSAAAAAEAAAAAQAAGGPTSMLRRWVPGGHGRAAGAGASGIRLGRASPVWQLRRNKLQQQQAAAEQKQQQAMAKNKAAPAAAAGTQDDDKPAAATSVSAPTAAACRNNASCAEGVGVGVGAGEECNPPQGLFGLRTFFSKKVY, from the coding sequence ATggagtcgccgccgcctgccatgGAGTCCGGGCGGTCCTCGCCGTCCCCGGCCGCGTCGCCGGAGTTCGAGTTCTGGATGGTGGGCAAGAACCCGGGCTCGTTCCCGTCCCCGGCCCTGCtcaccgccgacgagctcTTCTCCGACGGCGTCGTGCTCCCGCTCCACACGCTCCAGCCGCCCCCCTCAGACTCCGACTCCGGCGCCGAAGCCGTAGCCGAGGACTCCACTGCGCTGCCGGAGGCCCACTGcgatggcgacggcgagccTTCCGCGCAGCAGCCGCTCGCGGAGTGCtgcgcagcgccgccgcccgacctCCCTGCCGTGACGTTCAAGTGGAAGGACATCTTCAAGgcgggcggggccgaggccaAGGACCGGGTTAGCAAGAAGACGGAGCGGCGCGTGAGCAGCGTCAGCGGCAACTCGGAGCTCATCAACATCAACATCTGGCCCTTCTCCCGGAGCCGCTCCGCCGGCcactccgcctccgcctccatgAACGGCGCCACGAGCAAAGCCAAGGCGAATGCGACTGCGAATCCCAACAACGCCAATGCCAATGGCGCCGCGGGTGCCGTCGTCAGCGGCGCGCTGGCGATGGCATCGTCGTCCGGGGCGCCGGCCGGGCGCAAGGTGAGCAGCGCGCCCTGCTCCCGGAGCAACTCCCGCGGCGAGACCTCCGGCCCTGCCAcggctgccgtcgccgtctcggcggcggcagcggctgaagcggccgccgccgcccaggctGCTGGTGGTCCCACCTCGATGCTGAGGAGGTGGGTgcccggcggccatggccgggcggcaggcgccggcgccagcggCATTCGGCTCGGGCGTGCCAGCCCCGTCTGGCAGCTCAGGCGTAACaagctgcagcagcaacaggccgccgccgagcagaAGCAGCAACAGGCCATGGCCAAGAACAAGgccgcccctgccgccgctgccgggaCCCAAGACGACGACAAGCCTGCGGCAGCGACGAGCGTGAGCgcgccgacggcggccgcgTGCAGGAACAACGCGAGCTGCGCGGaaggcgtcggcgtcggcgtcggcgcgggcgaggaATGCAACCCTCCGCAGGGGCTGTTCGGGCTCCGCACATTCTTCTCCAAGAAGGTGTACTGA